In Ischnura elegans chromosome 3, ioIscEleg1.1, whole genome shotgun sequence, the sequence GGTTAGTTTTCACACTTCAGGCAGTACAAATCAACCCCGAAATTTGCACTTATATTCTGCTAGCTTTCTTAACGCTAATCAAACCTGGGAAACACTGCCCAAGAAATCAACTCAACAGACAATATCTCGTCTTGCAGCGATGAATCAATCGTTAGCAAGCATAACTTTTTCTGTAGACATGCATTACTCTAAAAAAAAGCAGGATTATGGTGTTATTTCAACTTGAAAATCGAAATCGCTTCTAATTATAAGTAAGATACCTCGCACATAAGTAAAATGATTATCTACGCAAAAGGAAACACACTCAATCGATAACGACTATAACATGCTATTACTCGTGATTCAACTACAGGGTCATTAACCTTCATCATTACTCCAAGCATGAAGGCCTTGTGCAAAGTATTTGAAGCCACTGCTTACCTCCAAACGGAGTACGTAAGTCTGCCAAAGCAAGATATGAAGAACGCCGAGAAGAGAGGGAATAAGTAGACCTAATGATGCAAGCAGGGGGCCGTTTCGCTCTGTTAAATTTCCATTGCGACCGAGAGTTATCCGGAGAGCTTCAACCAAAAACAGTAAAAGTAACACGGTCATATCTGTAGCGAGAGCACTTTCCGGATAGGGCAAGTTGGCCACTTTAAAAGCCACCAAGCCTAGTTCACAAAGAGCCAGCATTCCGAAGTAGAAGGAGTTGAGATATAGGAGAACTTCGAACATAAGAGACGACTGCATTGTATACATTAGTTGCCTATGATATCACGTAGAAGTAAATACCTTATAATCTGTAAAAAGAGAAATAGTGATTGCCcctttaaatgtgaaaataacaaGAATGTTTTgacaaatgtaaaaattttattgcaacaaATAGCATATATATTCAAGAGCTCAATGTTGCTATGCATGCATAAGCGGTATCTTACTTGTTCACACAAGAACACCGAGTCAAAAGTCAGTACTTCAGATAATGAGAAAGAACACCagcgaaatattgaaataacaacAGGTTTTACGATGCAGTGTTACCTTACTCCCCAGATTAACTGCTCCTATGCCTACGAATAACCCACCCGGGTGCTCACCGTGTATTAGCGTTTACCATATTCGATTCTCTGCTCGATACCACGCTCCTTGCGGTACATTTTGAACAGGGGGCTGGCTCAAAGCGGTATCAGCATCAGCGGTATTGGACGACGACGGGAACATAGGATGACGTAGGTAAATCAGCGTGAAAAAAGAATGGCGCAAGTGCAGATTTTTCCCATCTATACCAACATATTTACTTTAGTGATAAATTCATTTTAGTTGACAAAATAAAGACCGTTGTagcggaaaaatatttaaattttagataCATGTATATCGTGTAATGTTATTTGTGGATATTTTGAACGATATTTTAAGCGGATTAACACATATTGCGTAAAATTAACCTACGCCACTGTACTATTTGGACATTGTGCAGTTGCTTCACCTGCACGTTCATGAACGTATTAATTTTGATGCATTCGTTCATAAataccataaatactctacacgaCAGTAATATAAACTCTTATGCATTCGTTAATGCTCGAGCTATTCGCCAGATGTGGGCAAATCATTGAATTGAAGTGTGCAGATAGCTGGAATTCGTGATAATGGATGTTCAGTATTTGAGAACGAGAAGATGTGCGGCCCTAGGGTGCGATTCGGTGTCCTGTGAGGATAAACTCTTCCGATTCCCAAACGATCCGATCAGGTAAGTAAACCACATTTTCTTCCCACCTATCTTGAACTTGCTTACAATCTTGCTGTACGGATACATCACATATCTAATTTATTAGAAGCTGTTACTTAGGTTTACACTTCGAAGGAAACGCATATGCTCGCGTTTAAAGAGGAATAATTATCTGTATTACCAGTGTTTGCCCGTTTTACAAAATAACAAGAGACACAGTGAAAGATAGTGAAGTAATTATTGCACAAGCATATTTCTCTTATGCAATCAACaatatttgaacaaaataattatctcaaacataagaacaataagcaatgatagaatttatttacaaatacaagGATAGAGATACACTTAGAATATTTATACAATCGGGATGGAATCCGCATATTGAAATGCCAACAATATCTTCTATAATTGTTTCTTAAAGATAGGAGCGAAGTCATGATATCAACAGatccccaatgaaaaaattgtatacattttttatacattcatatgcattgccatggtaatgtataagaatgtataaaaatttgaaacaggtttatacaattacAATACAAACAGGGGATGGTACCACTAAATTATAGTCTGAGAATGGGTACGTTGTGTATCGACTTTCTGTAGCAAAATTTCGAATGGAAAAGAATGGTTTTTCTCATGAAGTTGTGGGATAAGCTGTATAAGGGAAGGACAGTTGGTTTTATTATTGCGTGGTCTATGGAGGAAAAAAGATCAGCAATGGCGACCCATAGTGGGTGTAAATTCAACATTTCCAGTATTTGCTAGTATGGTAAACAAAGGGTGGGTACCACCGACACCAACATAAAATTTGACTACTCTTGGAAACCTCTACTATACTCTTGTCAAGATTATTCATTTGGCTCTTGATATGGGGAGACCAAATTATGGAATTGAATTCAAGTGTGGTTTGTACTAAGGAAGTGTATATAGTTCTTAATATGTTAATGTCCTTTGTCTTTTTCGAAAGTTGTACAGTGAAACCAAGCATGCGAAGAGACTTCGATATGATATCACTTTTATGATGGTTGAAGGTAAGTGACTGGTCCAGAAAAACTCCTAAGTCTTTGAGAGCCTGTGTTCCTGTAAGTGTGGCACCATTGAGGGGTTAATTGAATAGAATATGTGATTTTATATGGTGAAATGAGATGATGTTTCATTTCTGGTTATTAATtgatattaacttatttttacaACAGTCTGATAGATTTTTAGGGAAATATTCCGAGTCTGACATCATTGATGTCCTTTCCCTTggactacaaccttgtcgcggtggaaaggcttgcatgttcctatgacccctagagctacactggcgggattaattctaaattattcctggtagggccacccatgccagataggtcgaagggtaggagccagacgaaaggtagtccacgtgatggtgtcacgtgaaaaacactgttggaatggaagtgggaaaccctactaactatctcttccctgaaaacatggagtacaaccaaatgagccttgGAATCTCATcccccgggacccgtccgcaaagggcgggtgtcgggcagagacttatcatcatcatcagcagcagcattaatgaagaaaagaagaccaagaagatggagaagaagaagtcggctataaatgtagggacgtggaatgtgaggactatgatgagggtggggaagttaaaaaatttcaaaagggaaatggataaagggaggatagatatcttaggattatgcgaggtgaggtggagggatggagggactattggagtgatgagtatagggttatatatagtggaggggaagaaagccagcaaagggtagctttagtattaaaagggaagatgggtaagcgtgtggtaggtatagaccaggtaagcgataggatctggtggtagaaattgaggcgcggcccaccaaccttgtggtggtccaagtttacatgcccacttgcagtcatagggaagaagaagtagatgaggtgtttgaacagctcgaggaaataattagagacacacctgGTAAGAAacatctggtagtgatgggggactggaacacttcagtcggggaagggagggatggaaacgaaataggagaatttggattaggaattcggaacgacagggataagaaagcagtagaattttgcaggagaaacaagttattcatcacaaacacgtggttcaatcatcataaagggcgaaggtacacatggaaaagtccaggggatgtggggaaatatcaaatagactacattatggtaagacagaggtttaggaatagtgtgaaaaactcgcgcagcttcccagcagcagatgcggattcagaccataacctagtacttatgaaatgcaagttaagattcaaaagactcatgaaaggtaggagggtgaggaaatggaatgtagaagcactgaaggggagtatgaggagagaatatcaggaactagtggacattagtatataggagattgaaagtactaagactgttgaggaaagatgggataatattaaaacgggaatagtcaaagctgcggagaagtcaattggttacgttgacagtagaaggataaagaagccgtggataatggagaacatgataagggaaatggaggagaggaggaagtggaagaatgtggacacagaacagggcaaaagaatgtatagacaaattaataatcgattacggcgtgaaactaagagagcaagggaggcttggtggaaaagagagtgtgaggaaatggaaaagtttcagaaggaaggataGGTAGGTGCGTtatatggcaaagttaagtcgttatcgggtggcaaaagaaggcaaaccatgcctaaaattaaggctaaagatggaaggatgctaagcgagcgagaagaggtacagagtagatggaaggaatacgtggaggatctctatgaaggaaggaacagaccagagagattgactttagaggatgaaagtgaagtggaggaagataatcttgggctggggatattagattcggaaatagagaaagcactgcgtgatatgaaggccaggaaagcagtaggcgtggacaatatcctgtgtgagcttctgaagaatctagggaaggaaggtgagaaaaggtttttcaaactagtacgcCGGATCTATGAGGGATGTTGGCccgaggatttcgtgaagacggttttaattccgcttccgaaaaagaagaaagctgtggaatgcggggattacaggactattagcctaatatcgcacgtgGTGAAAGTGGCACAgaggatattgaacagatgaatggaggcgagggaaaatgatattttggcgaagatcaatttggtttcagaaaagggaagtcaactcatgatgcaatagcagtaatgaggtccctaGTTGACAGGAACCTAGAATATAagcaggacgtgtatgcctgctttgtggattttgaaaaagcttttgatagagtgaactgggtaaagttattgtatattctcaagaaaataggtgtagattggaggaataggcgactgattcgtaatctgtatatggcccagaccgcaagtgagggtagcggacggagaatctgggtgggcaagaatgggaTGAGGAGTGAGCCAAGGCTGTCCTCTTTCGCCGCTGccctttaacgtgtacgctgaagagatggtaagggaagcgtgggatgagttagaagctggaataaatgTGGGAGGAATGAtattcaaatcagtgagattcgcggatgatcaggcgttgattagccagtcagcgagggggcttcaggctctagttgGATGCGTTATACAAGCGttacgaggagtatgggatgaggattaatcacaagaaaactaaggttatgcggttttgtaaagcatcacgagcgaggaatgtgagacttaagataaaataTAGAggaaggaaaacggatacagtagtaaggacattaggaagagaattgcattagcaaaggaggcgttcatgaacaggaaggagcttctgagaggggatcgggttggtgtggtgactagtgtgttggcttcccatcctgtgggctcgggttcaaatcccagcagtggcagagatttttcagagattgcccgatccctacttgagtgttgtgtggaggacatttcaagtgcaacactccgtccgttggaggggacattaagccgtggtccccttggcgcctttcgttaagagcaggctaatgccgacgccgggtttctctcaacccttccttacctacccttccctcttggcgcaaatgacctaagttgtcggtcgcctcctccaaataccataccataccagcttctgagaggatcgttatgtaagagtttaaagaaaaggttaatgaagagtttgatatggagtgtagccCTCTACGGTGctgaaacgtggacattgaggaaagaagacgagagaagattggaggcattcgagatgtgggtatggagaaaaatggagaaggtgaaatggacggagaggaaaaggaacgatgaagtgctggttatggttggcgaggagaggcagcttttagatggggtacggaggagacagaatgtatggatggagcgaatccttagcggggaggggattttgaaaatggtgttagagggtagaatattaggtaaacgagggaggggaaggaaaagaattggatttttaaataaattgaaagggagtaggccttacagtgaactgaagaaggtagcactggaaggaaagggaggctcccagatcacttctttagtactccatggaaacctaccttaatcggtagaatactgtaaataaaaaaatcattgatgttTTGAACTACATTAAACATCTGTACATCATCGACATACATAAGATGTGATAAAGGAGATGGCTTAAAacattgataaatataaaaaaacgacaAATTTCTGAGATGGGACCCTTGTGGAACTCCTGAACGTACCTTAAAAGCTAAGGAAGTAATGcccttaaatttcaataattgtttCCAATCAACCAAATAACTTTGCAGCCATTTATgcataaaatctttaaaacccaAGAAGCTGAAGCTTGTGCAGCAAAATGTCGTGGGTAACCCGATCAAAAGCTTTTGCAAAGTTAATGTTTATGGCATCAATCTGGTACTGTACTGTACAATGGTACACAGGATGTTCTAATATACCACATGTGAGACAGAAAGTCTTTCCTTCCCCATTCCACATTTTCCTTACAATTACCTTTAAGTCATCTTGCTGTTCATTCTTtacttatttcaattgaaaaatagtCCTTTGCTTAAAAGCAGAAAAGACATCATGTGCCATTTCTGTAATAATTTCAGAAATGTAGGTTCTATTGTCTATCCTAAATTCTATGTAGTATTTCCATTTCTCTCATTTTAGATTTGCACAGTGGGCAGCTGTTTCTCAGAACCCAAGGCTAATCAATGGATCGCAAAAGGCTGCATATCTTTGCGCTCGTCACTTTGACAGTAGCCAGTTTCGCGATTACCACAGGGTAACGCTTCTTCGAGGAGCAACACCAAGCATCTGTATACCATCCCCATCTCCGGATATGCCCCTAGAGATCAATATCATTGTACCAAatttctaaaaatctaaaaatggtgaggtaaaaattttatttaaagtgtgTTACATTGACATGGAATGGCTCGCATTGAACTTGATGGAATTGGCAATGTTCTTTGATATTCACCTCCATAACTATCTCTTTTTTACCAGGTAACATATTGTCATCTTTTTTTACCTTGACAGTATCGTAGTTGATGTCATTCATAAcccaagtacaatgaaaaactttAGATATGGATGATGGAACTGTTAAACTGATGAATgtcattgaatattgaaaaattccctTGATTTCTAACATTCCAAGACATGGAGCTTGGAGGTGATCAACTTGATGGGATTGTTAATGTACTTTGACATTCATATTTATGACTACCTGCTTTTTACTGGGTGATGTAttcttatctattttatttactcCAACAGTATCTTGAAACTGAAGCTTTTGAAGTGGTTCAACCTATGGATTTCTCCCATGGTTATGGAAATAGAAGTGAAGCTTTGCTCTCTATCAAATTACATACATACCTCAATAGGAAAATGtgcaaaagtaaaaattttggcACTGTCATAGTATGCATCAAAGGTACTCCTATAAAATCAACGTTTTTATATCAATGGTGTAACCCTATTTGGAATTGAAACGATACATAACCAAGTAGGGATGTGACCACttaattttgtcattaattattAGGAAATGTTTGTAtataattagcatttattaaattatgtcaTTCAGTGCCATACAAAGTATTCAGAAGGTTAGAAATCATTTAAGAGattcatttcataattaatgTCGCGTTGCAGTTCGTAAAGTTTTCTGTTAGGCACTTGGTTATTACTTAACAATGCTCAATGTACTCCAACatctttattttcattcttttgtaTCATTTCATTGTTCAGTGTCAAGGGATACTGCAATGTGATCACAATGTATGTgcaagaaaatcaaaataaatatgcctTGTGTAACTCaattctttctcaattttttgaTCGTAAATATTTGTCGTGTTTTCGTACTAGTGTGAACCTTCATAAAAATCAGTTATGATAATTCATGTTCCTAGATCAGGTAGGTTAATTCTGTATTTCCCTATAATGTGTTTCTGTAGTGaagcattaatatattttacagGTTATTGGCCCACATTGTAAAAGTAGAAATCCCTATGGGGGAAGGGGAAGAGAGGCTATCCAATTCGAATTTCGTGCTCTAAGACAGCAGAAGATACACTTTTGGCAGTGGTGAATTAAGGATGGCGCCACTGCCGCTGGCCATAATTTACTACACCATTTTTAAATTGTAGATGGCGGTATTTCTTGAGTATTTAGTCTTTGATTTTGAAACAATGTAATCCGCATTGAGATGGGTGGGAAGTACAAGCTTTGAGATGTGAAGAATACATTTCCTTCCcagcgaaaaaaaatcattaaactaTTTCACAAGCTATTGTATACTGATTACAAATCTCTGCATGTTGGACGATATGATGACCACTGACCTGAAGGAAGGCACCGCCGTAATCGGGGTCCAACTAGTTGCCGCCTCTTGTGAGAATTATTTTCCCTATTATCCTCATCGTTACAAGTATTTAGAACTTCATCGCCAACATAATACGCTTCAGAATGATCTAAACTTGCATTTATTGCTCTTGgatgtgatttttcttttttgtgaacaAAACCCCCATTCAAAGGAGGCGGAGGAGTTGGACACCTAACTGGCAAACAAACAGGAGGACGTGGAGCTTTACTTGTTCCCTCCTGTGCATGAGGATTTTCATTATTAAAGGGCCATTTATGAGGTGGGTAATACTGTGGAGCATACTCGAGCCCAGGCCACTTTGAATAGCGGTTGGACCACACCCAAGACCCATCTACTGAACAATGAAGAGATTGTGGACCTACTAAGGCATACCCATATTCACAATCATATTCAGCGATATCTCCGAACTTGAATTCTTCCTCTTTATTGATAGGCTTATCCTGCTGATTCGAGCAACTGTTAGTGCAGGGCTCGGATATATTAATTCGATTACTTATCTCTTCATACCCCAGGTCTTCCCCAAGCCTGCGCCATTTAAGACCTTCCCCTTTATTCCACCTTTTCCTTTCCATTAACTCCCACTCTCCATGATGGATATCAGGAGGTGAACTGCATTTTACTGGCTTACATGATGGCACTGCCACTGgttttccttcctctacctcatCTGCTATATTAAATGTACTGCTGTTTAGTTTTGATTCTAGATATTTTGAATCTTTCCTCCAGTACCCATCTATACCACACACCATGTAGCTGACTCCAattaattcaaaaccattgtcGCACGAAACATGTAGCACAGTTCCAGCATCAAACAGGAATTGCTTATGGTTGTTGCTTCCTAGAACTTCCTGAAGGTTATGAGCTTCACTATAACTTGTCCATTTATCATTTAACTTGCCTGATCCCAATGGACCCTTACATTTCATTTCACTATTTCTGGGATcttcttcatttaatttcatcaagTTTTCAGAATTGAAATCAACACCCTCCTCACTAGCAGCCGATGATTGGTTGACATCTTTTCCACtgataatttccattttattgttGGAGGAACTTGCTCCTGGATcagttaatttttcatctctGGTACGACTGTGATGATGATTGGAATAGTTTTTAACCTCTACATCTTTCCCTTCTTTAAACTCAGccttttttcttcctttgcaCTTCATTTGGAGAGCAGTGTCGACAGTTTGATTAATTCCATGAAGAAAATCTAGATTCATCACATCACATGAGTTACCTATAAACAGAGAGGATTTGTGATTCATCAAGATAATAAAAAGAAGAAGACACACAGCTAGGAATAGATAATAACACAACACATTGACCTGGACCACCATTAGCCAAAGTAGATTTAGGTTTGTACACTTctattaaataatgaattcatgATATCTACATTGCCATTCATTCTTCATTAATTTGGTAGgcacatacatacatacttacGTTTACATGATGGTTGTTTACCATCCCACGTGCCATTGCTTAGGCAACGTCTTATTTCTGGCCCTTTAGTGATGGTAAAGCCAGGTTCACAGGAGTATCTTATGATTAGCCCTCCATTTGATCCGTCATCATCAGAATATGTTCCTTCATTTAAATTTACAACTTTGCCATTTTTTGGTGAAGACGGTATGTTGCACCTTTGGCACAAGTTTGATGATTCAATCTGTTAGGGGAaagcaaatttaattttatattattcactCATAGAGATGGAGTGCTGAATGAATATGcaataaaagtgaatattttgcCACAATGTaccacatttataaaaaaaaagtgagAAGAGGTGAGGGTGTAGTGTTGACGCAAGTGCTGGAAAAGAGGCACTTCATATAAATGGCTGCTAAGATTTGTCTTACTAAAGTATCGTACTCTTGAAGAATTTTCTCTTCAATTCTCATTCTTTTCAAATATAATCTTGGTATTTTCCCAAAAATCATcttaatttaatcataattatcaGAATTCTTAGTACTCGGTTAAATCACATTCAATCACTTTATGGAAAAGTTACGCACTAAATAAGTTGCAACACAGGTCACTAAATGGGCGTGTGTCTTCTTCTTAAGCTGTTTCTAGCAGCATCTAGAAATTATAGTTTTCATCTCTCACCTACCaccttcgagtttttttttacaacccAAAAGGATGTAACCTAATGAAATTTAAGAATACAGTTATTTTAGGTGATCAAAATATTAAACGCCCATTTAGTGACCTGTGTTGCAACTTATTTAGTGCGTAACTTTTCCATAAAGTGATTGAATGTGATTTAACCGAGAACTAAGAATTCTGTGAGAGCAGTGGgttaaaatatcgtaaaaatatataatatatcgcAATGGCTAAATTTTTTTACTCACCTCGATTCTACCATGAATTTCAGTTAAAAAATCAGCCCAATCCCAAATGAGAAACTTTTTGTTTCCTGATCTGCATAATGAAGCTCTTTGAAAAGCTTCTTCAGCTGTTATTATGTTATTCTCTATGGTCAACATAGCCATTCGTCCAACAAATGATTCAGTTTCACTGAATCCTCCTCCTGCCCAGTCTTGCTCCTGCCCAATGACAATGGTTACTTGCCctagaatgataaaatttgattacACTGATCAAATcataagaaaaatgattttaatccaATTGGGGATGAAAATTTGCAATCTCTTAACTGTggttttttatatattatgtacagcctaaaaatatataatatttttattttgttatgagGGATTTTATAATGACAAATAAAGTTACCAGTGAAGAGCAACTATCACACACATAATCAAGAAACTTCTCTTGGGTTTCCGTGAGGGTTTGAAATTCTAAGAGCGCCAACATTTTGAGTTCCATCTCATCACCCATTCTCAACTTATTGTAggagccttgagaatgggtgacttCGGAACCCAAAATGTCTGCGCTCTTAGAATTTCTTACCTctgcggaaacccgagaaaagtttatttattctgtttgctggaaaagtgtaaaatcataaatatcACACACCTAGTTATGCAATTTTCCATCACTTTCTCCATGCATAAGTAACATCACAgacaacaaataaaaatgtattaa encodes:
- the LOC124155532 gene encoding transmembrane protein 216-like isoform X2, producing MYTMQSSLMFEVLLYLNSFYFGMLALCELGLVAFKVANLPYPESALATDMTVLLLLFLVEALRITLGRNGNLTERNGPLLASLGLLIPSLLGVLHILLWQTYVLRLEDV
- the LOC124155532 gene encoding transmembrane protein 216-like isoform X1, whose translation is MYTMQSSLMFEVLLYLNSFYFGMLALCELGLVAFKVANLPYPESALATDMTVLLLLFLVEALRITLGRNGNLTERNGPLLASLGLLIPSLLGVLHILLWQTYVLRLEVVLASLQLAIMACEVTAAFLCVMSFSRSHRSL